A part of Curtobacterium sp. MCLR17_036 genomic DNA contains:
- the hisD gene encoding histidinol dehydrogenase: MMQRIDLRGGLPARADLLRLMPRAVGDVSHAVDAARELVDAVRERGADALREQAERFDGGAPEHVRVPAADIAAAVAGLTPALRGALDEAIRRVRAASAAQVPAAAVTTLADGAEVHQRWQPMRRVGLYVPGGKAVYPSSVVMNVVPAQVAGVRSIALVSPPQRDHGGAVHPTILAAAGLLGIDEVYAMGGAGAIGALAYGVAELGLDPVDLVTGPGNNYVAAAKRIVRGTVGIDSEAGATEILVIADETADPGFVAADLVSQAEHDEQAGSVLVTTSATFADAVEAAIPERTAVLGTAARLQTALDGPQSAIVLVDSLADAATVSNAYGPEHLEIQTADDDAVLADVDAAGAVFVGPSTPVSLGDYLAGSNHVLPTGGQARFGSGLSASTFLRPQQVVRYTPAALRDVADHIVALSTEEQLPAHGAAVTERTNR, encoded by the coding sequence ATGATGCAGCGAATCGACCTCCGCGGTGGCCTCCCCGCCCGCGCCGACCTCCTCCGCCTCATGCCCCGTGCCGTCGGCGACGTCTCGCACGCGGTGGACGCCGCGCGCGAGCTCGTGGACGCCGTGCGCGAGCGCGGCGCCGATGCGCTGCGCGAGCAGGCCGAGCGCTTCGACGGGGGAGCCCCCGAGCACGTCCGGGTCCCCGCCGCCGACATCGCCGCTGCCGTCGCCGGCCTGACCCCCGCCCTGCGAGGAGCCCTCGACGAGGCGATCCGCCGGGTCCGGGCCGCGAGCGCCGCACAGGTGCCCGCAGCCGCGGTCACGACGCTCGCCGACGGCGCCGAGGTGCACCAGCGCTGGCAGCCGATGCGCCGCGTCGGGCTGTACGTGCCCGGCGGCAAGGCCGTGTACCCGTCGAGCGTCGTCATGAACGTCGTGCCGGCGCAGGTGGCCGGAGTCCGGTCGATCGCGCTCGTGTCCCCGCCGCAGCGCGACCACGGCGGCGCGGTGCACCCGACGATCCTCGCGGCCGCCGGGCTGCTCGGCATCGACGAGGTCTACGCGATGGGCGGCGCCGGCGCGATCGGCGCGCTGGCGTACGGCGTGGCCGAGCTCGGCCTCGACCCGGTCGACCTCGTCACCGGTCCCGGCAACAACTACGTCGCCGCTGCCAAGCGCATCGTGCGCGGCACCGTCGGCATCGACTCGGAGGCCGGCGCCACCGAGATCCTCGTCATCGCCGACGAGACCGCCGACCCCGGGTTCGTCGCGGCCGACCTCGTCAGCCAGGCCGAGCACGACGAGCAGGCCGGCAGCGTGCTGGTGACGACGTCGGCGACCTTCGCCGACGCGGTGGAGGCAGCCATCCCGGAACGCACGGCGGTGCTCGGGACGGCCGCGCGCCTCCAGACCGCCCTCGACGGCCCGCAGTCCGCGATCGTCCTCGTGGACTCGCTCGCCGACGCGGCGACCGTCAGCAACGCGTACGGCCCGGAGCACCTCGAGATCCAGACCGCGGACGACGACGCCGTGCTGGCCGACGTCGACGCGGCCGGCGCGGTCTTCGTCGGACCGAGCACGCCCGTCAGCCTCGGCGACTACCTCGCCGGATCGAACCACGTCCTGCCGACGGGCGGACAGGCGCGCTTCGGGTCGGGGCTCTCGGCGTCCACGTTCCTGCGCCCGCAGCAGGTCGTGCGGTACACGCCGGCCGCACTGCGCGATGTCGCCGACCACATCGTGGCGCTCTCGACCGAGGAGCAGCTCCCCGCGCACGGCGCCGCCGTGACGGAACGCACGAACCGATAG
- a CDS encoding glycosyltransferase, translating into MAENGGLGRVARRLARGLRGPEKPLTVTDRLDRWARRIGEFGITDRAYLEAQTGRTFPSDDEAITFYVHNDGRRGLSLSPLVEHEWMREHQPVPTMSWYDALHQEGPELFQTGPLFDAGVYAASLPAADRPSSTLDALRHFLRNATDATTLPVPPGRRGPAPTWGAARASAVSAARAFAEAQHRTRRRYRPTWDGPDTAEVLARSPRGAARRAAEQPLVSIVMPVHRRADVVGAAIDSVRAQEHTNWELLVVDDGSGDDTVDVVRSRAEGEPRIRLLERDNGGAGAARNTGLAAVRGDFVAFLDADNTWRPAHLSAALAVLLESDGPGVHTGVRMVGANNADDSTAPVETYRGEDGTLEDLLAGNFIDLNALVVRRDVAAAVGPFDETLRRWIDWEWLLRIGARFGVPAYVPVIGVDYDNVRDPRRVSSAQPASWQEVALARHRIDWDALTAAAPDRDAGLVSVVMPVFRDWTMTRRAVDAVLHAADHDGDRVEVVVVDNGSPRSVSAVLGAWFGDDPRVVLQREDRNRNFGLGSDLGLARSTGATVVMLNNDTEVTTGWLRPLVAALDDPTVLGAQPLLVYPDGVVQAAGTVFGGDKVLPWHFLGDHPRYDAPRAFADPADRRFAAITAAAAAFRAADLIRWHGFDPVYANGLEDVDLCLRALASSPTGSSFAVVPSSVVVHHESRSPGRDDARIDNRRVFDERWRGRYPDADAAPRYEAAGLRWLGVEPGLPKGHAVMVRSSRPLVVRDHREAAGAALRIAVKHDGSRSDDVTALVGRLGAAGHDVQVDLPTSWYRGSASLDDVTILVGGRGDGPVWVPQPGARNVVWLAAGQVVTEQDFAAAVSGSADQVVEALGGS; encoded by the coding sequence ATGGCCGAGAACGGGGGGCTCGGCCGGGTCGCACGGCGGCTCGCCCGCGGACTCCGCGGCCCCGAGAAGCCCCTGACCGTCACCGATCGGCTGGACCGCTGGGCGCGCCGGATCGGCGAGTTCGGGATCACCGACCGCGCGTACCTCGAGGCGCAGACCGGCCGCACGTTCCCGAGCGACGACGAGGCGATCACGTTCTACGTGCACAACGACGGTCGGCGCGGTCTCTCCCTGAGCCCGCTGGTCGAGCACGAGTGGATGCGCGAGCACCAGCCCGTGCCGACGATGTCCTGGTACGACGCCCTGCACCAGGAGGGTCCCGAGCTCTTCCAGACCGGTCCGCTGTTCGACGCCGGCGTGTACGCCGCCTCGCTGCCCGCAGCGGACCGTCCGTCGTCCACCCTCGACGCGCTCCGTCACTTCCTGCGGAACGCGACGGACGCGACCACGCTCCCCGTGCCTCCCGGCCGACGTGGCCCGGCACCCACCTGGGGCGCCGCACGCGCGTCGGCCGTGTCGGCGGCCCGCGCGTTCGCCGAGGCGCAGCACCGCACCCGGCGCCGCTACCGGCCGACCTGGGACGGCCCCGACACCGCCGAGGTGCTCGCACGCTCGCCGCGCGGTGCAGCGCGACGTGCCGCCGAGCAGCCGCTCGTCTCGATCGTGATGCCGGTGCACCGCCGAGCCGACGTCGTCGGCGCGGCCATCGACTCGGTCCGCGCGCAGGAGCACACCAACTGGGAGCTGCTCGTCGTCGACGACGGATCCGGGGACGACACGGTCGACGTCGTCCGCAGTCGCGCCGAGGGCGAGCCCCGGATCCGGCTGCTCGAACGCGACAACGGCGGAGCCGGCGCGGCCAGGAACACCGGGCTCGCCGCCGTCCGCGGCGACTTCGTCGCGTTCCTCGACGCCGACAACACCTGGCGCCCGGCGCACCTGTCCGCGGCCCTCGCCGTCCTGCTCGAGTCCGACGGACCCGGTGTGCACACCGGCGTGCGCATGGTCGGCGCGAACAACGCCGACGACTCCACCGCGCCGGTCGAGACGTACCGCGGCGAGGACGGCACGCTCGAGGACCTGCTCGCCGGCAACTTCATCGACCTCAACGCCCTCGTCGTGCGCCGGGACGTCGCCGCCGCGGTCGGACCCTTCGACGAGACCCTCCGCCGCTGGATCGACTGGGAGTGGCTGCTGCGCATCGGTGCCCGCTTCGGTGTGCCCGCGTACGTCCCCGTCATCGGGGTCGACTACGACAACGTCCGCGACCCCCGCCGGGTGTCGTCCGCGCAACCCGCGTCGTGGCAGGAGGTCGCGCTCGCGCGGCACCGCATCGACTGGGACGCCCTCACCGCGGCCGCGCCGGACCGCGACGCCGGCCTCGTGTCCGTGGTGATGCCGGTGTTCCGCGACTGGACGATGACCCGACGCGCCGTCGACGCCGTGCTGCACGCGGCCGACCACGACGGCGACCGCGTCGAGGTCGTGGTCGTCGACAACGGCTCGCCGCGGTCCGTCAGCGCCGTGCTCGGCGCCTGGTTCGGCGACGACCCGCGGGTGGTCCTGCAGCGCGAGGACCGGAACCGGAACTTCGGACTCGGCAGCGACCTCGGGCTGGCACGCTCGACCGGGGCGACCGTCGTGATGCTCAACAACGACACCGAGGTGACCACCGGCTGGCTCCGCCCGCTCGTCGCCGCGCTCGACGACCCGACCGTCCTCGGCGCCCAGCCCCTGCTCGTCTACCCCGACGGAGTCGTGCAGGCCGCCGGCACCGTCTTCGGCGGCGACAAGGTCCTGCCGTGGCACTTCCTCGGCGACCACCCCCGGTACGACGCTCCGCGGGCGTTCGCCGACCCGGCAGACCGTCGCTTCGCGGCGATCACCGCCGCCGCCGCAGCCTTCCGCGCCGCCGACCTGATCCGCTGGCACGGGTTCGACCCGGTGTACGCCAACGGGCTCGAGGACGTCGACCTCTGCCTCCGTGCCCTGGCGTCGTCCCCGACCGGCTCGTCGTTCGCCGTCGTGCCCTCGTCCGTGGTCGTGCACCACGAGAGCCGCTCCCCCGGACGCGACGACGCCCGGATCGACAACCGGCGCGTCTTCGACGAACGCTGGCGCGGACGCTACCCCGACGCCGACGCCGCCCCGCGGTACGAGGCGGCCGGCCTGCGCTGGCTCGGCGTCGAGCCGGGGCTGCCGAAGGGGCACGCCGTCATGGTGCGGTCCTCGCGGCCCCTCGTCGTCCGGGACCACCGGGAAGCGGCCGGCGCGGCGCTGCGGATCGCGGTGAAGCACGACGGCTCGCGCAGTGACGACGTCACCGCGCTCGTCGGCCGGCTCGGAGCAGCCGGCCACGACGTGCAGGTGGACCTGCCGACGTCCTGGTACCGGGGCTCCGCGTCGCTCGACGACGTGACGATCCTGGTCGGCGGCCGCGGCGACGGACCGGTCTGGGTGCCGCAACCCGGTGCCCGCAACGTCGTGTGGCTCGCTGCGGGGCAGGTCGTCACCGAGCAGGACTTCGCCGCCGCGGTGTCCGGCTCCGCGGACCAGGTCGTCGAGGCGCTCGGAGGGTCCTGA
- a CDS encoding glycosyltransferase family 2 protein has translation MTRPTLVVVPIYGDLESLLRCIDGLLEHLDTGVHRVLLLNDCGPDADTIERAVLERVAGHDGFRYERNERNLGFVGTCNRAVLELDPGAEDEAVLLLNSDAVPTAGFLDAMLEVLDEDRTGVVTARSDNATIASIPYRLTNRGAARTEARTREVWAEIAPLLPRSQVMPVAMGFCFLTRRSLVTEHGLFDEAFAPGYGEENDYCLRIAAHGWLAKIANRALVLHAGGKSFSGNRNALRAAHQRELERRYPFLPDAVAAYQRHGTTATERFADVLVPAGPAARLSVDLRYVDDAAAWVRQVDLAFGDGFAVEARLPAGTSAPDAWTVTTGDPDPDDLVTVTIMVDPSPAELVLANRRALHWVIARTDTPSTPWSSRVHRTGGDVLAALVGRFAEVTGFDELESAREGVENSLMAPVDGIAAALGERRAAMLPFDLVAADGAAAGTADEVARLRRELDDLRASRSFRTGQAIAKVAARLPGRR, from the coding sequence ATGACCCGTCCCACGCTCGTCGTCGTGCCGATCTACGGCGACCTCGAGTCGCTGTTGCGGTGCATCGACGGTCTGCTCGAGCACCTCGACACCGGTGTGCACCGGGTGCTGCTGCTCAACGACTGCGGTCCGGACGCGGACACCATCGAGCGGGCCGTGCTCGAGCGGGTCGCCGGGCACGACGGCTTCCGGTACGAGCGCAACGAGCGCAACCTCGGCTTCGTCGGCACCTGCAACCGCGCCGTGCTCGAACTGGACCCCGGGGCCGAGGACGAGGCCGTGCTCCTGCTGAACAGCGACGCGGTGCCCACCGCCGGCTTCCTCGACGCGATGCTCGAGGTGCTCGACGAGGACCGCACCGGCGTCGTCACCGCCCGGAGCGACAACGCGACGATCGCGAGCATCCCCTACCGGCTGACGAACCGCGGGGCCGCCCGCACAGAGGCCCGTACCCGCGAGGTCTGGGCCGAGATCGCGCCACTGCTGCCCCGTTCGCAGGTGATGCCCGTCGCGATGGGCTTCTGCTTCCTCACCCGCCGGTCGCTCGTGACCGAGCACGGCCTGTTCGACGAGGCCTTCGCGCCCGGCTACGGCGAGGAGAACGACTACTGCCTGCGCATCGCCGCGCACGGCTGGCTGGCGAAGATCGCGAACCGCGCGCTCGTCCTGCACGCCGGCGGCAAGAGCTTCTCGGGCAACCGGAACGCGCTCCGGGCGGCGCACCAGCGGGAGCTCGAGCGTCGGTACCCGTTCCTGCCCGACGCCGTCGCCGCCTACCAGCGGCACGGCACGACGGCCACGGAGCGGTTCGCCGACGTGCTCGTGCCGGCCGGTCCGGCAGCGCGGCTGTCGGTCGACCTGCGGTACGTCGACGACGCCGCGGCGTGGGTCCGGCAGGTCGACCTGGCGTTCGGCGACGGCTTCGCGGTGGAGGCCCGGCTCCCCGCCGGCACGTCGGCCCCCGACGCCTGGACGGTCACGACCGGCGACCCGGACCCGGACGACCTCGTGACGGTGACGATCATGGTGGACCCGTCGCCGGCGGAGCTCGTCCTGGCGAACCGTCGCGCCCTGCACTGGGTGATCGCGCGCACGGACACCCCGAGCACCCCCTGGTCGTCCCGCGTGCACCGCACCGGCGGCGACGTCCTGGCGGCGCTCGTCGGCCGCTTCGCCGAGGTCACCGGGTTCGACGAGCTCGAGTCGGCGCGCGAAGGCGTCGAGAACAGCCTGATGGCCCCCGTCGACGGCATCGCGGCGGCACTGGGAGAACGTCGGGCGGCGATGCTGCCCTTCGACCTGGTCGCCGCCGACGGCGCCGCCGCCGGCACCGCCGACGAGGTCGCTCGGCTGCGGAGGGAGCTCGACGACCTGCGGGCCAGCCGTTCGTTCCGCACCGGCCAGGCCATCGCCAAGGTCGCCGCGCGGCTGCCGGGGCGTCGCTGA
- a CDS encoding GDSL-type esterase/lipase family protein, translating to MRRFLLPAFVAALLALVLVSFAIVSASRVTEPSVSAVGTADPQDELRVAVVGDSLSAGRSKFLGNGLDDESWMSYARGDGIDFVGGWARSGATPDEMASAIEPIDDVDVLVILAGTNAVRLGETVADEADAYRRMVDVLEPERVLVSSIPPYSAHAADARVYNRDLRSLTEAEGWTWVDPWVAAVDGEDWIRGFSVDGIHPAGPAEYAVLGEAFRELILQDRNTATAAGS from the coding sequence GTGCGCCGCTTCCTCCTGCCCGCGTTCGTCGCAGCTCTGCTCGCGCTCGTGCTCGTCTCGTTCGCGATCGTCTCGGCCTCGCGGGTCACGGAACCTTCCGTGAGCGCGGTGGGCACCGCGGATCCGCAGGATGAACTCCGGGTCGCCGTCGTCGGGGACTCGCTCAGTGCCGGCCGGTCGAAGTTCCTCGGGAACGGGCTCGATGACGAGAGCTGGATGTCCTACGCCCGAGGGGACGGCATCGACTTCGTCGGAGGGTGGGCGCGGTCGGGAGCGACACCGGACGAGATGGCGTCCGCGATCGAACCGATCGACGACGTGGACGTGCTCGTCATCCTCGCCGGTACGAATGCGGTTCGCCTCGGTGAGACGGTGGCCGACGAAGCCGATGCCTACAGGCGCATGGTCGACGTCCTCGAGCCCGAGCGCGTCCTGGTCTCCTCGATCCCGCCGTACAGTGCGCACGCCGCTGACGCCCGCGTCTACAACCGTGATCTTCGATCACTCACCGAAGCGGAAGGGTGGACGTGGGTCGACCCGTGGGTTGCAGCAGTGGACGGCGAGGACTGGATCCGCGGCTTCAGCGTCGACGGCATCCATCCGGCTGGACCTGCCGAGTACGCGGTGCTCGGCGAAGCGTTCAGGGAGCTGATCCTGCAGGACCGCAACACCGCGACTGCTGCTGGATCGTGA
- a CDS encoding glycosyltransferase, whose translation MPDRSLAVFPAYRDNPYLNLMLLAPRARGWNVLESLRLEQLEQHLGRLGTGDVVHVHWTSPIVQRENDDLVQARARLDRFRAAVDGARGRGASLVWTVHNVLPHDARHLDLERELAGWLADSADVVHVMNQATPDAVGDFYRLDPAKVVHIPHPSYQGVYPSTMTRADARASLGIDEGDRAVLAFGQMRPYKGLDVLVDAVRRVAPTERPVLLLAGRTSARDREAIDLMLGDDVRAVREHDHVADVDVQRWFRAADVAVFPYRRVLNSGALHLAASFGLPSVLPDEPHLRVEFGDEEWARWFDTAEPASSLAEVLGASAPSPGGAERFSRRLAPYALSRRYADLLESAAG comes from the coding sequence GTGCCCGATCGCTCCCTCGCGGTGTTCCCGGCCTACCGGGACAACCCCTACCTGAACCTGATGCTGCTGGCCCCGCGGGCCCGCGGCTGGAACGTCCTCGAGAGCCTGCGCCTGGAGCAGCTGGAGCAGCACCTCGGCCGGCTCGGCACCGGTGACGTCGTCCACGTGCACTGGACGTCCCCGATCGTGCAACGCGAGAACGACGACCTGGTCCAGGCACGGGCTCGGCTCGATCGCTTCCGCGCCGCCGTGGACGGGGCACGCGGGCGGGGCGCGAGCCTCGTCTGGACCGTCCACAACGTGCTCCCCCACGACGCCCGACACCTGGACCTCGAGCGCGAACTGGCCGGCTGGCTGGCCGACAGCGCCGACGTCGTGCACGTCATGAACCAGGCGACTCCCGACGCAGTCGGCGACTTCTACAGGCTCGACCCGGCGAAGGTCGTCCACATCCCCCACCCGAGCTACCAGGGCGTCTACCCGTCGACGATGACCCGCGCCGACGCGCGCGCGTCACTCGGTATCGACGAGGGCGACCGAGCCGTGCTGGCGTTCGGGCAGATGCGCCCGTACAAGGGCCTCGACGTGCTGGTGGACGCCGTCCGGCGGGTCGCTCCGACGGAGCGGCCGGTGCTCCTGCTCGCCGGTCGGACCTCCGCCCGGGACCGTGAAGCGATCGACCTCATGCTCGGCGACGACGTCCGCGCCGTGCGCGAGCACGACCACGTCGCGGACGTCGACGTCCAACGGTGGTTCCGAGCCGCCGACGTCGCCGTGTTCCCCTACCGCCGGGTGCTCAACTCCGGCGCCCTGCACCTCGCAGCGTCGTTCGGGCTCCCCTCGGTGCTGCCCGACGAGCCGCACCTGCGCGTGGAGTTCGGCGACGAAGAGTGGGCGCGGTGGTTCGACACCGCCGAACCGGCGTCGTCGCTCGCTGAGGTGCTGGGCGCATCGGCGCCCAGCCCCGGGGGCGCGGAGCGGTTCAGCCGACGGCTGGCTCCGTACGCCCTCAGCCGTCGGTACGCAGACCTGTTGGAGTCGGCGGCAGGCTGA
- a CDS encoding glycosyltransferase family 2 protein, translated as MPGSSSPRPLLSVVVPVKDTAAWAEEFLESVLAQDVSGLEVVLVDNGSRDGTSSILEAWAAAHPVLRVVRSGAGSAGAARNDGIDAATGTYLAFADSDDIVPEGAYRMMLESLESSGSDMVIGDHLKFSATRTWSPTRRWYAFDGDVSGARPVEVAPLLGGRACWNRLFRRSFWDDTALRFPDVASVEDIEPMTRAFVEARSIDVVSACVYLYRDRGDTSSLSVRSDEQSTLRYLEQELRCARLLVDRDERLRQQHAEVVYDADGWAHLQRFLAAKPDAAAIRTVARATSALVRTIPTPAHAAAPVRQMLWSLALADHWAAAAAFADGVSSGSAVDELGAWIDAVVALREDDETTASALASGGLLPVLVNTADSVPDEWLEARLPRLRDLTPVPSQSELVSAMASAVSSGEAALVSTVAALRHLVPVVVSHAESSADGLLIGGRLPGSGPSTVMVIQLSGATTVRVPLQRNSDGHQWSARVAAGDLGIGRHEVHVLVPGVSGRFPVVTARMPLPPVDAAFALQPLADRKNGWRFLVDRRPTRRPGVRGLLGRAIGRGR; from the coding sequence GTGCCAGGATCGTCGTCTCCCCGTCCTCTGCTCTCGGTGGTCGTGCCCGTCAAGGACACGGCGGCATGGGCTGAGGAGTTCCTCGAATCCGTCCTCGCTCAGGACGTGTCCGGGCTCGAGGTCGTCCTGGTCGACAACGGATCGCGTGACGGCACCTCCTCGATACTGGAGGCCTGGGCTGCTGCACATCCGGTGCTGCGCGTCGTCCGGTCAGGAGCTGGTTCAGCCGGCGCCGCTCGCAACGACGGGATCGATGCGGCCACCGGGACGTACCTGGCCTTCGCGGACTCCGACGACATCGTTCCGGAAGGTGCGTACCGGATGATGCTCGAGTCGCTCGAGTCGAGCGGTTCGGACATGGTCATCGGCGACCACCTCAAGTTCTCGGCCACCCGCACGTGGAGCCCGACGCGACGCTGGTACGCCTTCGACGGGGACGTCTCCGGTGCGCGTCCGGTCGAAGTCGCTCCGCTGCTGGGCGGGCGCGCCTGCTGGAACCGTCTGTTCCGGCGGTCGTTCTGGGACGATACGGCGTTGCGGTTCCCCGATGTCGCGAGCGTCGAGGACATCGAGCCGATGACCCGAGCCTTCGTCGAGGCGCGATCGATCGACGTCGTCAGCGCCTGTGTCTACCTCTACCGCGACCGAGGCGACACCTCGTCGCTCTCCGTTCGTTCGGATGAGCAGTCGACTCTGCGCTACCTCGAACAGGAACTGCGCTGCGCACGGTTGCTCGTCGACCGCGACGAACGCCTGCGACAGCAGCACGCGGAAGTCGTGTACGACGCCGACGGCTGGGCGCACCTGCAGCGATTCCTCGCGGCGAAGCCCGACGCGGCCGCGATCCGGACCGTCGCCCGCGCGACCAGCGCGCTCGTGCGCACGATCCCGACACCTGCACACGCAGCGGCCCCGGTCCGGCAGATGCTCTGGTCGCTGGCGCTCGCGGACCACTGGGCCGCCGCGGCTGCGTTCGCCGACGGAGTCTCCAGCGGGAGCGCGGTCGACGAGCTCGGCGCGTGGATCGACGCGGTCGTGGCGCTCCGTGAAGACGACGAGACGACGGCATCGGCTCTCGCGTCGGGCGGTCTGCTTCCCGTGCTGGTCAACACCGCTGACTCGGTGCCCGACGAGTGGCTCGAAGCTCGGCTTCCGCGTCTGCGTGACTTGACGCCGGTGCCGAGCCAGTCCGAGCTCGTCAGTGCGATGGCTTCAGCGGTGTCGAGCGGAGAAGCGGCGCTCGTCTCGACCGTCGCAGCGCTGCGCCACCTGGTACCGGTGGTGGTGTCGCACGCCGAGTCGTCGGCGGACGGCCTGCTGATCGGGGGCCGATTGCCCGGAAGCGGGCCGTCCACGGTGATGGTGATCCAACTCAGCGGGGCCACCACGGTACGGGTCCCGCTGCAGAGGAACTCCGATGGGCACCAGTGGAGCGCTCGCGTCGCAGCAGGAGACCTCGGGATCGGCCGTCACGAGGTACACGTGCTGGTACCGGGCGTGAGCGGTCGGTTCCCGGTCGTGACCGCTCGGATGCCCCTCCCGCCCGTCGATGCGGCCTTCGCGCTCCAACCGCTCGCAGACCGCAAGAACGGTTGGCGGTTCCTCGTCGACCGTCGGCCGACACGGCGGCCGGGCGTCCGAGGCCTCCTGGGACGGGCCATCGGACGGGGACGGTGA
- a CDS encoding quinone-dependent dihydroorotate dehydrogenase, translating to MNGVVERLVRNGYAAVFRSVFANMDPERAHHIAFAVIKVVPHVPFVGGLVERYCRPSAADGITTMGIHFPSRFGLAAGFDKDAKGIGGLGVLGFGHVEVGTITAQPQPGNERPRLFRLIADRALINRMGFNNHGAAAAARHLERARRNPGRPVIGVNIGKSRVVAVEDAIDDYLESARRLAPFADYLAVNVSSPNTPGLRGLQELDQLRPLLTAVRDAAGTVPVLVKIAPDLTDEQIDAIAGLAVELGLAGVIANNTTIARTGLTTPTEQVEAMGAGGLSGAPLAARSLEVLRRVRAAVPADFCVVAVGGVTTEQDVQDRIDAGATLVQGYTAFLYEGPTWAARINHLRRRRLRRAAR from the coding sequence GTGAACGGCGTCGTGGAGCGCCTGGTCCGGAACGGCTACGCCGCCGTCTTCCGGTCCGTCTTCGCCAACATGGACCCGGAGCGGGCCCACCACATCGCGTTCGCCGTGATCAAGGTCGTGCCGCACGTGCCGTTCGTCGGCGGCCTCGTCGAGCGGTACTGCCGCCCGTCGGCGGCCGACGGCATCACGACGATGGGGATCCACTTCCCGTCGCGCTTCGGCCTCGCCGCCGGCTTCGACAAGGACGCCAAGGGCATCGGCGGCCTCGGCGTGCTCGGGTTCGGCCACGTCGAGGTGGGCACCATCACCGCGCAGCCGCAGCCCGGCAACGAGCGACCGCGCCTGTTCCGGCTCATCGCCGACCGCGCACTCATCAACCGGATGGGCTTCAACAACCACGGCGCCGCCGCCGCTGCCCGCCACCTCGAACGGGCCCGACGCAACCCCGGTCGCCCGGTCATCGGCGTCAACATCGGCAAGAGCCGGGTCGTCGCCGTCGAGGACGCGATCGACGACTACCTCGAGTCCGCCCGCCGCCTCGCGCCCTTCGCCGACTACCTGGCGGTCAACGTCAGCTCGCCGAACACGCCCGGCCTGCGCGGCCTGCAGGAACTCGACCAGCTCCGTCCGCTGCTCACCGCCGTGCGCGACGCCGCGGGCACCGTGCCGGTGCTCGTGAAGATCGCGCCCGACCTGACCGACGAGCAGATCGACGCCATCGCCGGCCTCGCGGTCGAACTCGGTCTCGCCGGCGTGATCGCCAACAACACCACGATCGCGCGCACCGGCCTGACGACCCCGACGGAGCAGGTCGAGGCCATGGGCGCCGGCGGCCTGTCGGGTGCACCGCTCGCCGCCCGCTCGCTCGAGGTCCTGCGCCGCGTCCGTGCCGCCGTCCCCGCCGACTTCTGCGTCGTCGCGGTCGGCGGCGTCACCACCGAGCAGGACGTGCAGGACCGCATCGACGCCGGTGCGACGCTCGTGCAGGGCTACACGGCGTTCCTCTACGAGGGGCCGACCTGGGCAGCCCGGATCAACCACCTGCGCCGTCGCCGGCTGCGCCGCGCCGCACGCTGA
- the nrdR gene encoding transcriptional regulator NrdR, giving the protein MFCPFCRHPDSRVVDSRTSDDGTSIRRRRQCPNCGRRFSTTETASLNVVKRNGVTEPFSRDKIVSGVRKACQGRPVTDGDLAVLAQRVEETVRSSGSSQIDANDIGLAILAPLRELDEVAYLRFASVYQAFESLEDFEDAIGQLRRDHHAAGAAAVAPAAGADA; this is encoded by the coding sequence ATGTTCTGCCCCTTCTGCCGCCACCCGGACTCCCGCGTCGTCGACTCGCGGACGAGCGACGACGGCACCTCGATCCGTCGACGCCGCCAGTGCCCGAACTGCGGGCGTCGCTTCTCGACCACCGAGACGGCGTCGCTCAACGTGGTGAAGCGCAACGGCGTCACCGAGCCCTTCAGCCGCGACAAGATCGTCTCCGGCGTGCGCAAGGCCTGCCAGGGGCGCCCCGTCACCGACGGCGACCTGGCGGTCCTCGCCCAGCGCGTCGAGGAGACCGTGCGGTCGTCGGGGTCGAGCCAGATCGACGCGAACGACATCGGGCTCGCGATCCTCGCGCCGCTGCGGGAGCTCGACGAGGTCGCCTACCTGCGCTTCGCGAGCGTCTACCAGGCGTTCGAGTCCCTCGAGGACTTCGAGGACGCCATCGGTCAGCTCCGCCGCGACCACCACGCGGCCGGTGCGGCCGCCGTCGCTCCCGCGGCAGGCGCTGACGCGTGA